In Mixophyes fleayi isolate aMixFle1 chromosome 4, aMixFle1.hap1, whole genome shotgun sequence, the following proteins share a genomic window:
- the C4H15orf40 gene encoding UPF0235 protein C15orf40 homolog, with amino-acid sequence MLVRSCRTFPRFVISLTRAAGADRAHIMPRKANKEGKGQKEKAVQTAHPIGPVARDKTGSVIIAIHAKPGSKQNAITDVTSESVGVAIAAPPSEGEANAELCRYLSKVLEIKKSEVVLDKGGKSREKTVKIMAAITPEVVLEKLQSEASKN; translated from the exons ATGCTGGTCCGTTCCTGCCGCACGTTTCCTAGGTTTGTGATCTCTCTAACCCGGGCTGCAGGGGCAGACCGAGCTCACATAATGCCACGGAAAGCAAACAAAGAG GGAAAAGGGCAGAAGGAAAAGGCGGTACAGACTGCCCATCCTATAGGTCCTGTTGCAAGAGACAAAACTGGATCAGTTATCATTGCTATTCATGCCAAGCCGGGCTCCAAACAAAATGCTATAACAG ATGTGACATCAGAGTCTGTTGGAGTTGcaattgctgctcctccatctgaAGGTGAGGCGAATGCTGAGCTGTGTCGCTATCTTTCGAAGGTTCTGGAAATAAAGAAGAGTGAAGTTGTCCTTGACAAG GGTGGAAAAAGTCGAGAAAAAACTGTGAAGATTATGGCCGCTATCACACCAGAAGTTGTTTTAGAGAAGCTGCAAAGTGAAGCATCCAAAAATTGA